CTTCTAACGTCTCTTCACTAATTCCGAATTCAAGCGCAAACTTTCGATGTAAATCCATCTCCATAAACAAAGTGCCATGCAGTAATTCACTAAACATCCCCATCGTCTTCAAATCACGCGCTTTACTACTCCCAATCGCCATTAACTTGGCATACTCAATTAAGTACACATAATCTTGCTTCAGCCAATGTTTAAACTTCTCCTCATCTAAAGATCCGTCACCTAATCCTTTGACGAAAGGATGTTCTAAGTACGATGACCAAATCGGTTCAACACGTTTCCAAATACGTTCAGTAAACATATACTTCTCCTCCTATAAAAAAATACCTATACACGTAGGTATAGGTATGAAGACCCACTTCCCTACGCTGGTGTTAATCAATCAGGTTCAAAGGGTCGGAACATATCCTCTCAGCACAATTGTGCACCCCTAGTGTATAGGTTGTATTTGATTTATGTACATTATAACATACATTTCATCATTTCATATTCACATATATAATATCATTCATTTGGGACCTATGATCGTGTGTCATCACTTTCAGTCTTCCTTGATCAGTTTCCACCGTATATTCATAGGAACCACCTTCGAATAAAATATTGACAACTTCTCCTTTAATTCCATGATTGTCATTTAACGATAACTCATGTGGCTTAAGAGGGATAATACCTTCTTCTTTAAAGTGTTGCGTCACTTCCTTATGCCAGTGCATTCCATTCACTTCAAAATGATTATCATTCCATTCACCATGGATTAAATTATGTCCACCAACAAATTCTGCGACAAATGAATTCACTGGATGATTATAAACTTCCTCAGGTGTTCCGACTTGTTCAATTCGTCCCGCATTCATGACAATCACTTTCGTTGCAAGACTTAATGCTTCTGACTGATCATGTGTCACATATAAAAATGATGTTCTTTCTTTATTAAATATTTCTTTTATTTGATAACGTAAGTCTCTCTTTAAATGTGCATCTAAACTACTTAGCGGCTCATCCATCAAAAGCAAGCCTGGCTTAGGAGCAATGGCTCTTGCAATGGACACCCTTTGTTGTTGTCCACCTGACAATTCATGAGGATATCTTTTATGGAAGTCACTTAATCCTACAAGCTTTAAGCAATGTTCGATGCGTTCCTTTCGTTGTGAATCATTCAATTTAGATGTAAATT
Above is a window of Abyssicoccus albus DNA encoding:
- a CDS encoding ABC transporter ATP-binding protein — protein: MKTELINVSKQYGQTQVLHDINVTIDHDEFVVLIGPSGCGKTTLLKLIAGFEPLSDGDIMMDEQVVASVHKTIPPNKRNLSMVFQQFALWPHMNVSKHVEYPLKNHQFTSKLNDSQRKERIEHCLKLVGLSDFHKRYPHELSGGQQQRVSIARAIAPKPGLLLMDEPLSSLDAHLKRDLRYQIKEIFNKERTSFLYVTHDQSEALSLATKVIVMNAGRIEQVGTPEEVYNHPVNSFVAEFVGGHNLIHGEWNDNHFEVNGMHWHKEVTQHFKEEGIIPLKPHELSLNDNHGIKGEVVNILFEGGSYEYTVETDQGRLKVMTHDHRSQMNDIIYVNMK